In Streptomyces sp. NBC_00704, a genomic segment contains:
- a CDS encoding SCO4402 family protein translates to MTVQGSENSSRRGRRSFTMGGMPLNDMPWWRWRSNVRSALHMLSDPVFQQNVWLAGAEGYGDVTDAVYRLVEDTWLDNWSAEKYVGTIFRDSQEAALVDTAVLRVLRIMHQVGPDAPVSAYVDHEAWPDAVRAARDAHVRMAASDGDDPDAPPRTLEVLRIMTRAA, encoded by the coding sequence ATGACCGTGCAAGGTTCGGAGAACTCTTCCCGTCGCGGCCGTCGCTCGTTCACCATGGGCGGCATGCCACTCAACGACATGCCGTGGTGGCGCTGGCGCAGCAATGTGCGCTCCGCGCTGCACATGCTCTCCGATCCGGTGTTCCAGCAGAACGTCTGGCTGGCCGGCGCCGAGGGGTACGGGGACGTCACCGACGCCGTGTACCGCCTGGTCGAGGACACCTGGCTCGACAACTGGTCCGCCGAGAAGTACGTCGGGACGATCTTCCGCGACTCGCAGGAGGCGGCCCTCGTCGACACCGCCGTGCTGCGCGTGCTGCGGATCATGCACCAGGTCGGGCCGGACGCCCCGGTCTCCGCGTACGTCGACCACGAGGCCTGGCCCGACGCGGTGCGGGCGGCGCGGGACGCACACGTGCGCATGGCGGCGAGCGACGGCGACGACCCGGACGCACCGCCCCGGACGCTGGAAGTCCTGCGGATCATGACGCGGGCGGCGTAG